The DNA region TCACCTCGCTGAAATCGCTGAGCGACGCCACCCATGTGCCGCCCTCGCCGCTGCCCGGCGGGCACTGGGACAACTACGGCAAGGTCTTCGACCTGCTGCCGTTCGGCCGGCAGTTCCTCAACACCCTGCTGATGTCGCTGGCCCGCACCCTGGGCCAGGTGATCCTGTGCCCGATGGCGGCCTACGCCTTCGCCCGGCTGCGCTTCCCCGGCCGGGGGCTGCTCTTCGGCCTGTTCCTGTCGGTGCTGATGGTGCCGCCGCAGCTGTTCATCATCCCGCAGTACCAGATCATGTCCGACCTGGGCTGGCTGAACAGCCTCCAGGCGCTGATCCTGCCGGGCATGTTCAGCGCGTTCGGCGTCTTCCTGCTGCGGCAGTCGTTCCTGGCGCTGCCCAGGGAGCTGGAGGAGGCGGCGCGCATCGACGGCGCCGGGCCGTGGCGGATCTACTGGTCGGTGATGCTGCCGCTGGTGCGCCCCGGGCTCGTCGCCCTCT from Actinacidiphila sp. DG2A-62 includes:
- a CDS encoding carbohydrate ABC transporter permease, with the protein product MADVRGAGRPRQQRHLAVHTVLIAASLAMVAPFVWQFVTSLKSLSDATHVPPSPLPGGHWDNYGKVFDLLPFGRQFLNTLLMSLARTLGQVILCPMAAYAFARLRFPGRGLLFGLFLSVLMVPPQLFIIPQYQIMSDLGWLNSLQALILPGMFSAFGVFLLRQSFLALPRELEEAARIDGAGPWRIYWSVMLPLVRPGLVALSVLALLWSWNDLFWPLVVNTDPDKMTLSAGLASLQGQFQTDYPVLMAGSLLASLPVIAVFVFLQRQFVQGIAHTGVKG